Proteins encoded by one window of Phytohabitans houttuyneae:
- a CDS encoding SRPBCC domain-containing protein: MSEERFAKYEKTFTLSVPVDKAWQAFTDPKLIEVWLTGTVEKADVEPGGQIAWAPDEYGQMVWDIIDVEPEQKLTYREGAGILPVATEVSVTFEEVEAGTRLTITQSGFGEGVDWQAQIDSVGLGWVQTLAALDLYLRTGVRLDRFFTFRADLGMEADDVLAGPLVRTVSEDSFAARAGIEPGDIVVRLGDAPIFSRADLWLFTREHEAGEDVEVAWARDGAVHTGRAALDPAFPTG; the protein is encoded by the coding sequence ATGAGCGAGGAGCGGTTCGCGAAATACGAGAAGACGTTCACGCTGTCGGTGCCGGTGGACAAGGCGTGGCAGGCCTTCACCGACCCGAAGCTGATCGAGGTGTGGCTGACCGGCACGGTCGAGAAGGCCGACGTGGAGCCGGGCGGCCAGATCGCCTGGGCACCCGACGAGTACGGGCAGATGGTGTGGGACATCATCGACGTCGAGCCCGAGCAGAAGCTGACCTACCGCGAGGGCGCGGGCATCCTCCCGGTCGCCACCGAGGTGTCGGTGACGTTCGAGGAGGTCGAGGCGGGCACGAGGCTGACCATCACGCAGTCCGGCTTCGGCGAGGGCGTCGACTGGCAGGCCCAGATCGACAGCGTGGGCCTCGGCTGGGTGCAGACGCTCGCCGCCCTCGACCTGTACCTGCGCACCGGCGTGCGGCTCGACCGCTTCTTCACGTTCCGCGCCGACCTGGGCATGGAAGCCGACGACGTGCTGGCCGGCCCGCTGGTCCGCACGGTCAGCGAGGACTCGTTCGCCGCCCGCGCCGGCATCGAGCCGGGCGACATCGTCGTGCGCCTCGGCGACGCGCCGATCTTCAGCCGCGCGGACCTGTGGCTGTTCACCCGCGAGCACGAGGCCGGCGAGGACGTCGAGGTCGCGTGGGCCCGCGACGGGGCCGTCCACACCGGACGCGCGGCGCTCGACCCGGCGTTTCCCACGGGCTGA
- a CDS encoding cytochrome P450 gives MFAFFVEGYGWLPNLRRRTTDGVVETRLLGRRVTGLCGPDAARFFYDEANVHRRGAIPGPVQDTLFGRGGVHHLDGVDHRLRKAMFMSMLSGDGIGLLSRYAAQEWEEAAATWATRDRVVLFDETARVLARAVAPWAGLRPDDSLAADLVSMVDGFATVGPRHLRARRARAGRERWLEGVITHAREKGDAPAGSALAAIAEHAGAAGTPLPPRVAAIELLNVLRPTVAVCWFVTFAAHALHLWPEHRERLRDGDPAYTDAFAHELRRFYPFAPFVGGLATHDLEWDDHRIPAGSIVLLDIYGQNHHPLMWPDPYGFAPGRFLDRRIGPYELIPQGGGDPRTGHRCPGEEVTVALLGTLLPLLARLEYEVPAQDVRIPLGRVPTRPRSGMVLANVRAPALRPA, from the coding sequence ATGTTCGCCTTCTTCGTGGAGGGGTACGGCTGGCTGCCCAACCTCCGCCGCCGCACGACCGACGGCGTGGTCGAGACCCGCCTGCTCGGCCGGCGCGTGACGGGTTTGTGCGGTCCCGACGCGGCGCGCTTCTTCTACGACGAGGCGAACGTGCACCGTCGCGGCGCGATACCCGGCCCCGTCCAGGACACGCTCTTCGGCCGCGGCGGCGTACACCACCTGGACGGCGTGGACCACCGGCTGCGCAAGGCGATGTTCATGTCGATGCTGAGCGGGGACGGGATCGGGCTGCTGTCGCGGTACGCGGCCCAGGAGTGGGAGGAAGCGGCCGCCACCTGGGCCACCCGCGACCGGGTGGTGCTCTTTGACGAGACGGCGCGGGTGCTCGCGCGGGCGGTGGCACCGTGGGCGGGGCTGCGCCCCGACGACTCGCTCGCCGCCGACCTCGTGTCCATGGTGGACGGTTTCGCGACGGTGGGCCCCCGGCACCTGCGGGCGCGGCGCGCGCGGGCCGGCCGCGAGCGGTGGCTGGAGGGCGTCATCACCCACGCGCGCGAGAAGGGCGACGCACCGGCCGGCTCCGCGCTGGCCGCGATCGCCGAGCACGCCGGCGCGGCCGGCACCCCGCTTCCCCCGCGGGTGGCCGCCATCGAGCTGCTCAACGTGCTGCGGCCGACGGTGGCGGTCTGCTGGTTCGTCACGTTCGCCGCGCACGCCCTGCACCTGTGGCCCGAACACCGCGAGCGCCTGCGCGACGGCGACCCCGCGTACACCGACGCCTTCGCGCACGAGCTGCGCCGCTTCTACCCGTTCGCCCCCTTCGTGGGCGGCCTCGCCACCCACGACCTGGAGTGGGACGACCACCGCATTCCGGCCGGCTCGATCGTGCTGCTCGACATCTACGGCCAGAACCACCACCCGCTGATGTGGCCCGACCCGTACGGCTTCGCGCCCGGCCGCTTCCTGGACCGGCGGATCGGCCCCTACGAGCTGATCCCGCAGGGCGGCGGGGACCCGCGGACCGGCCACCGCTGCCCCGGCGAGGAGGTGACGGTGGCGCTGCTGGGCACGCTGCTGCCGCTGCTCGCGCGGCTGGAATACGAGGTGCCCGCGCAGGACGTGCGCATCCCGCTGGGCCGCGTCCCCACGCGGCCGCGCAGCGGCATGGTCCTCGCGAACGTCCGCGCTCCGGCGCTGCGGCCGGCGTGA
- a CDS encoding TetR/AcrR family transcriptional regulator: MPKVVDHNERRTRIAEALLRVAGEHGLEAVSLRHVATEAGVTSGMVQHYFRTKDEMMAFALEVVRERSEARLTAAVADLGPDPSPRALLRAFVAGVLPLDEARRADGRVALAFLAYTAVRPEAAAPLRADTAAMLAFVAERIRAGGPRPGVDPDKAAVGLLALMEGLGVHLLGDHYGPDTALAALDAHLDTIFR; encoded by the coding sequence ATGCCGAAGGTGGTCGACCACAACGAGCGCCGCACCCGCATCGCCGAGGCACTGCTGCGGGTGGCGGGGGAGCACGGCCTGGAGGCGGTGAGCCTGCGCCACGTCGCCACCGAGGCGGGCGTGACCTCGGGGATGGTGCAGCACTACTTCCGGACCAAGGACGAGATGATGGCGTTCGCGCTGGAGGTGGTGCGGGAGCGCAGCGAGGCCCGCCTCACCGCGGCCGTCGCCGACCTCGGGCCCGACCCGTCACCCCGCGCGCTGCTGCGCGCGTTCGTGGCCGGGGTGCTGCCGCTCGACGAGGCCCGGCGCGCGGACGGGCGGGTGGCGCTGGCGTTCCTTGCCTACACGGCGGTGCGCCCCGAGGCCGCCGCACCGCTGCGCGCCGACACGGCCGCGATGCTCGCGTTCGTCGCCGAGCGGATCCGCGCCGGCGGCCCGCGTCCCGGGGTCGACCCGGACAAGGCAGCGGTGGGCCTGCTCGCGCTGATGGAAGGGCTTGGCGTGCACCTGCTCGGCGACCACTACGGGCCGGACACCGCGCTCGCCGCCCTCGACGCCCACCTGGACACGATCTTCAGGTAG
- a CDS encoding winged helix-turn-helix domain-containing protein has product MKAVASVNDLDTLQVLAHPIRLRILAALRSPASAAVVARGIDQPRQKVNYHVKELERAGLVRRVGERRAGNLMESLYEAVAATFVVSPRVAWTDPRRTGALADQVALESLVAAGERLQRAAAQLLDRAAFDGEQIASAAVEAEVRLAGEAQRAAFLSEYVAAVGPLLKKYGDRDGEPYRVMLAVHPQPEERQ; this is encoded by the coding sequence ATGAAAGCCGTGGCGTCCGTGAACGACCTGGACACACTCCAGGTGCTCGCCCACCCCATCCGGCTGCGCATCCTGGCGGCACTGCGCAGCCCCGCGTCGGCGGCCGTGGTCGCCCGCGGCATCGACCAGCCGCGGCAGAAGGTCAACTACCACGTCAAGGAGCTCGAGCGGGCCGGCCTGGTCCGCCGCGTCGGTGAGCGGCGCGCCGGCAACCTGATGGAGAGCCTCTACGAGGCGGTCGCCGCCACGTTCGTGGTGTCGCCGCGGGTGGCCTGGACCGACCCGCGGCGCACCGGCGCGCTCGCCGACCAGGTGGCGCTCGAGAGCCTCGTCGCCGCCGGCGAGCGGCTCCAGCGGGCGGCCGCGCAGCTGCTCGACCGCGCCGCGTTCGACGGCGAGCAGATCGCCAGCGCCGCCGTCGAGGCCGAGGTCCGGCTCGCCGGCGAGGCGCAGCGCGCGGCCTTCCTGAGTGAGTACGTGGCGGCCGTCGGCCCGCTGCTGAAGAAGTACGGCGACCGGGACGGCGAGCCGTACCGCGTGATGCTCGCGGTCCACCCACAACCCGAGGAGAGGCAATGA
- a CDS encoding carboxymuconolactone decarboxylase family protein, giving the protein MAHIDLGIDEKQFPGIIGLARYRPETGKPLFDLADTLLHAPNSLSRGERELIAAYVSSGNECNFCRDSHSAFAAAQLDGGLPLVHDVCVDPGAADISPKLRTLLAIAAAVRVDGRAVTTDLVAAARAEGATDVEIHDTVLIAAAFSMFNRYVDGLGTVVPDDPAAYEMSAQRIVEHGYSL; this is encoded by the coding sequence GTGGCGCATATCGATCTGGGTATCGACGAGAAGCAGTTCCCTGGGATCATCGGACTGGCCAGGTATCGGCCGGAGACGGGCAAGCCGCTCTTCGATCTCGCCGACACCCTGCTCCACGCACCCAACAGCCTGTCGCGCGGCGAGCGCGAGCTGATCGCGGCATATGTCTCGAGCGGCAACGAGTGCAACTTCTGCCGCGACTCGCACTCCGCGTTCGCCGCCGCACAGCTCGACGGCGGCCTGCCGCTGGTGCACGACGTGTGCGTCGACCCCGGCGCTGCCGACATCTCGCCCAAGCTCCGCACCCTGCTGGCCATCGCCGCCGCGGTGCGCGTCGACGGCCGCGCCGTCACCACCGACCTGGTGGCGGCGGCGCGAGCCGAGGGCGCGACCGACGTCGAGATCCACGACACGGTGCTGATCGCGGCGGCGTTCTCGATGTTCAACCGCTACGTCGACGGCCTCGGCACCGTCGTGCCCGACGACCCCGCGGCCTACGAGATGAGCGCCCAGCGCATCGTGGAGCACGGCTACAGCCTCTGA
- a CDS encoding LuxR C-terminal-related transcriptional regulator, which translates to MRVVIAEDLVLLRDGMVRMLTAYGFEVVAAVEDGATLADTLVSLRPDVAVVDVRLPPTFTDEGLRAAIAARREVPGLPVLILSQYVEQVYARELLSDRAGGVGYLLKDRVGEVRAFTDAVRQVAAGGTVMDPDVVAQLLGGGRSAQLATLTPREREVLTVMAEGRSNAAIASRLVITEKAVSKHINSILTKLDLPPSDDDHRRVLAVLAYLGG; encoded by the coding sequence GTGCGGGTCGTGATCGCGGAAGACCTGGTGCTGCTGCGCGACGGCATGGTGCGCATGCTGACCGCGTACGGCTTCGAGGTGGTCGCCGCCGTCGAGGACGGTGCCACGCTCGCCGACACGCTCGTCTCGCTCCGCCCGGACGTGGCGGTGGTCGACGTGCGCCTGCCGCCCACCTTTACCGACGAGGGCCTGCGCGCCGCGATCGCCGCCCGCCGCGAGGTGCCCGGCCTTCCGGTGCTGATCCTGTCGCAGTACGTCGAGCAGGTGTACGCCCGCGAGCTGCTCAGCGACCGCGCCGGCGGCGTCGGCTACCTGCTGAAGGACCGGGTCGGCGAGGTGCGCGCGTTCACCGACGCGGTGCGCCAGGTCGCCGCCGGCGGCACCGTGATGGACCCCGACGTGGTCGCCCAGCTCCTCGGCGGCGGCCGCTCGGCCCAGCTGGCAACGCTCACCCCGCGCGAGCGCGAGGTGCTGACGGTGATGGCCGAGGGCCGTTCGAACGCGGCGATCGCGTCCCGCCTGGTCATCACCGAGAAGGCGGTCAGCAAGCACATCAACAGCATCCTGACCAAGCTCGACCTGCCACCCTCCGACGACGACCACCGCCGGGTGCTCGCCGTGCTCGCATACCTGGGCGGCTAG